The Metabacillus litoralis genome contains a region encoding:
- a CDS encoding STAS domain-containing protein: MNARIPILKLHNCLLISIQWELDDQTALQFQEDLLHKIHETGANGVVIDLTSVDVIDSFIAKVLGDVISMSKLMGAKVVLTGIQPAVAITLIELGIQLEDVQTALDLEKGLETLQRELGE, from the coding sequence ATGAATGCTAGAATACCGATCTTAAAGCTTCATAATTGTTTGCTTATCTCAATTCAGTGGGAGTTAGATGACCAAACAGCTCTACAATTTCAGGAAGATCTTCTTCATAAGATACATGAGACAGGTGCAAATGGGGTTGTTATTGATTTAACATCAGTTGATGTTATCGATTCTTTCATCGCAAAGGTCCTGGGTGATGTAATTAGTATGTCGAAGCTTATGGGAGCAAAAGTTGTATTAACAGGAATACAGCCTGCTGTTGCCATTACATTAATTGAGTTAGGCATCCAGCTTGAGGATGTACAAACAGCTTTAGACCTAGAAAAAGGGCTTGAAACATTACAGCGGGAGTTGGGGGAGTAA